From Eleftheria terrae, the proteins below share one genomic window:
- a CDS encoding pyridoxamine 5'-phosphate oxidase family protein — protein sequence MALLNDTSPQERLWDMIRDIRFAMVTTRHNDGQLRSRPLTTQNRSIDEGAVLWFFISRSSELAADLRDDGAVNVAYASPDKDRYISLAGFARLSDDAARKQELWNTATQAWFPNGPDDPDVALLAVHIDHAEYWDVESSKMVQLFKMAKAAMTGQRPHDMGEHREVRL from the coding sequence ATGGCTCTGCTGAACGACACCTCCCCGCAGGAGCGCCTGTGGGACATGATCCGCGACATCCGCTTCGCGATGGTCACCACCCGCCACAACGACGGCCAGCTGCGCTCCCGCCCCCTGACCACCCAGAACCGCTCCATCGACGAGGGCGCGGTGCTGTGGTTCTTCATCTCGCGCAGCAGCGAGCTGGCGGCCGACCTGCGCGACGACGGCGCGGTGAACGTGGCCTACGCCTCGCCCGACAAGGACCGCTACATCTCGCTGGCCGGCTTTGCCCGCCTGTCGGATGACGCGGCCCGCAAGCAGGAGCTGTGGAACACCGCCACCCAGGCCTGGTTCCCGAACGGCCCGGACGACCCCGACGTCGCCTTGCTGGCGGTGCACATCGACCATGCCGAGTACTGGGATGTAGAGAGCAGCAAGATGGTCCAGCTCTTCAAGATGGCCAAGGCCGCCATGACCGGCCAGCGCCCGCACGACATGGGCGAGCACCGCGAAGTGCGGCTGTGA
- a CDS encoding CsbD family protein, translating into MNRDQVKGRMEEAKGKVKEVAGQATDNHSLEAKGRVQKNAGDLQADYGDAKEQVKDALHRRH; encoded by the coding sequence ATGAACCGAGATCAAGTGAAGGGCCGGATGGAAGAAGCGAAGGGCAAGGTCAAGGAAGTGGCCGGCCAGGCCACTGACAACCACAGCCTCGAGGCCAAGGGCCGCGTGCAGAAGAACGCGGGTGACCTGCAGGCCGACTACGGCGACGCCAAGGAGCAGGTGAAGGATGCCCTTCATCGCCGCCACTGA
- the glcF gene encoding glycolate oxidase subunit GlcF → MQTHLAPEFQDTPEGEEAQAILRSCVHCGFCTATCPTYQLLGDELDGPRGRIYLMKQVLEGEPVTRSTQLHLDRCLTCRNCESTCPSGVQYGRLVDIGRKIVEEKVPRPRMERALRTALKEGLTSPLFAPAMKLGQAVRPLLPAALKHKVPASDRSGRAHLWPTRDHPRKVLMLTGCVQPAMMPNINSATARVLDAAGIQTLVADEAGCCGAIRTHLNDTEGGLDDMRRNIDAWWPVVVRGGVEAIVMNASGCGVTVKDYGHHLRHDPAYAEKAERIGALTRDLSELLPELLPALRQQLHRSSAAGPLPKLAFHPPCTLQHGQKLRGGVEAGLRELGFEVELAVGEAHLCCGSAGTYSVLQPDIAYRLRDRKLSQLLPHQPQAIVSANIGCIQHLQTGTQTPVKHWIEVLDQALA, encoded by the coding sequence ATGCAGACCCATCTCGCTCCCGAGTTCCAGGACACGCCCGAAGGCGAGGAGGCGCAGGCCATCCTGCGCAGCTGCGTCCATTGCGGCTTTTGCACCGCCACCTGTCCCACCTACCAGCTGCTGGGCGATGAGCTCGATGGCCCGCGCGGGCGCATCTACCTGATGAAGCAGGTGCTCGAAGGCGAGCCGGTGACCCGCAGCACCCAGCTGCACCTGGACCGCTGCCTGACCTGCCGCAACTGCGAATCCACCTGCCCTTCGGGGGTGCAGTACGGCCGCCTGGTCGACATCGGCCGCAAGATCGTCGAGGAAAAAGTGCCGCGCCCGCGCATGGAACGGGCGCTGCGCACGGCGCTGAAGGAAGGCCTCACCTCGCCGCTGTTCGCACCGGCGATGAAGCTCGGCCAGGCGGTGCGCCCGCTGCTGCCTGCAGCGCTGAAGCACAAGGTGCCGGCGAGCGACCGCAGCGGCCGTGCCCACCTGTGGCCGACGCGCGACCATCCCCGCAAGGTGCTGATGCTGACCGGCTGCGTGCAGCCGGCCATGATGCCCAACATCAACAGCGCCACCGCCCGCGTGCTGGACGCCGCCGGCATCCAGACGCTGGTGGCGGACGAGGCCGGTTGCTGCGGCGCCATCCGCACCCACCTGAATGACACCGAAGGCGGCCTCGACGACATGCGCCGCAACATCGACGCCTGGTGGCCGGTGGTGGTGCGCGGCGGTGTCGAGGCCATCGTGATGAATGCCTCCGGCTGCGGCGTCACGGTGAAGGACTACGGCCACCACCTGCGGCACGATCCGGCCTATGCCGAGAAGGCCGAGCGCATTGGCGCGCTGACGCGCGACCTTTCGGAGCTGCTGCCCGAGCTGCTGCCGGCCCTGCGCCAGCAGCTGCACCGCTCGTCGGCGGCAGGCCCGCTGCCGAAGCTGGCTTTCCACCCGCCCTGCACGCTGCAGCATGGCCAGAAGCTGCGCGGCGGTGTCGAGGCGGGCCTGCGCGAACTGGGCTTCGAGGTGGAGCTGGCGGTGGGCGAGGCGCACCTGTGCTGCGGCTCGGCCGGCACGTATTCGGTGCTGCAGCCGGACATCGCCTACCGCCTGCGCGACCGCAAGCTGTCGCAACTGCTGCCGCACCAGCCACAGGCGATCGTGTCGGCCAACATCGGCTGCATCCAGCACCTGCAGACCGGCACCCAGACCCCGGTGAAGCACTGGATCGAGGTGCTCGACCAAGCGCTCGCCTAG
- the glcE gene encoding glycolate oxidase subunit GlcE codes for MSSFPSSPELQALVERVRAAAAEGRRLRIQAGGTKAFYGEPGEDAEPLDVRPLAGISSYEPTELVVTARCGTPLAELEAALAEKGQCLPFEPPRYAEGGTVGGMVAAGLSGPARAAVGAVRDYVLGATLLNGRAEVLSFGGQVMKNVAGYDVSRLLAGSMGVLGVILEVSLKVLPVAPASATVRFEMDQATAIRRVNEWAGQPLPLHASAWWSGMLVLRLSGAHAAVQAALRKLGGERVPPEAAADFWDGLRDQRDEFFLQAQTAVDGGASLWRLSVAPTAAPLQLSGEQLLEWGGGQRWLCTAAPAAAVRDAARAAGGHATLFRGSEQRQGVFAPLPAPLDRLHRELKKAFDPQQLFNPGRLYPGL; via the coding sequence GTGAGCAGTTTCCCGTCTTCCCCCGAACTCCAGGCGCTCGTCGAGCGCGTCCGTGCCGCCGCCGCGGAAGGCCGGCGCCTGCGCATCCAGGCGGGCGGCACCAAGGCCTTCTACGGCGAACCCGGCGAGGACGCCGAGCCGCTCGACGTGCGGCCGCTGGCCGGCATCTCCAGCTACGAACCGACCGAGCTGGTGGTCACGGCCCGCTGCGGCACGCCGCTGGCGGAGCTGGAAGCGGCGCTCGCCGAGAAAGGCCAGTGCCTGCCGTTCGAGCCGCCGCGCTACGCCGAGGGCGGCACCGTCGGTGGCATGGTGGCCGCCGGGCTGTCGGGCCCGGCCCGCGCGGCGGTGGGCGCGGTGCGCGACTATGTGCTGGGCGCCACCTTGCTGAACGGCCGGGCCGAGGTGCTCAGCTTCGGCGGGCAGGTGATGAAGAACGTGGCCGGCTACGACGTTTCGCGCCTGCTGGCGGGCTCGATGGGCGTGCTCGGCGTGATCCTGGAGGTGTCGCTCAAGGTCCTGCCGGTGGCCCCCGCGAGTGCGACCGTGCGCTTCGAGATGGACCAGGCCACCGCCATCCGCCGGGTCAATGAGTGGGCCGGCCAGCCGCTGCCGCTGCATGCCAGTGCCTGGTGGAGCGGCATGCTGGTGCTGCGGCTGAGCGGCGCGCATGCCGCGGTGCAGGCGGCGCTGCGCAAGCTCGGTGGCGAGCGGGTGCCGCCCGAGGCGGCCGCCGACTTCTGGGACGGCCTGCGCGACCAGCGCGACGAGTTTTTCCTGCAGGCACAAACGGCGGTCGATGGCGGCGCCAGCCTGTGGCGCCTGTCGGTGGCGCCCACGGCCGCGCCGCTGCAGCTCTCCGGCGAGCAATTGCTGGAATGGGGCGGGGGCCAGCGCTGGCTGTGCACGGCGGCGCCGGCCGCAGCGGTGCGCGACGCCGCACGGGCCGCTGGCGGCCATGCCACGCTGTTCCGTGGCAGCGAGCAGCGCCAGGGCGTCTTTGCGCCGCTGCCGGCACCGCTGGACCGCCTGCACCGCGAGCTGAAGAAGGCCTTCGACCCGCAACAGCTGTTCAATCCCGGCCGGCTCTACCCCGGCCTGTGA